The Anaeromyxobacter sp. Fw109-5 genomic interval CTCGAGGCGCCGGGACTCCGACCCGCGGCTCGTCGATCGCTTCGAGCTGTTCGCCGGCGGCATGGAGTGCGCGAACGCGTTCTCGGAGCTGAACGATCCCGTCGATCAGCGCGCGCGCTTCGAGGCGCAGGTGAACGCGCGCGCCGCCGGCGACGAGGAGGCGATGCCGTACGACGAGGACTTCGTGCGCGCCCTCGAGCACGGCATGCCGCCCACGGCAGGAGAGGGGATCGGCATCGACCGGGTGGCGATGCTGCTCACCGACTCGGCGTCGATCCGGGACGTGATCCTGTTCCCGCTGCTCAAGACCCGGGAGTGACGTGAGCGAGAAGCGCATGCACGAGCGCGCCGTCGCCGGCGGCGAGGCCGCTGCGGAGCGGAGCGCGCTCGCCGCCCGGCCGAGGGCGCCCGAGGGCGCCGGCGGCGGTCACCCCGCGGCGCCCGTCTTCTCCGTGCCCGCCTTCGCGCTCGTCCTGCTCGGGCTCATGGTCTCGGCGGCGCTGGCGCCGCTCGCCACCGCCTTCTTCGGCGATCGGCTCTCGCTCCCGGGCCCGCTCGCGACCGGCCTGGCCGCGCTCACCGCCGCGCTCGCGGGCGCGGCCCTCGGCGTCGCCGCGGCGTGGGTGGGGCGGCGCATCGCGTTCTACGAGCTCGCCGCCGCGTTCCTCCTCTGGGCGGCCGGCGTGGCGGTGGTGGTCGCCTTCCTGCCGGGCGTGCGGGAGCGCTCCGCGGCGCTCCAGGCGCTCGAGGCGCAGGGGACGCTCGTGCTCGTCCTCGGGCTGCTCGGGGCCGGGCTCCTCTCGGCGACCGCCGTGTTCGTCGGCTCGACCCTGGCCTACCTCGCGGTCGGGACCGGCCGCCTCGACGCGTCGCTCTCCTACGAGCTGTTCGTCGCGCGGAGCCACCTGCGGCTCAGCCCGCGCACGCTCGCCGCCCTCTTCGCCCTCGTCGTGACGGGGCTCGTCCCGGGCATCGTCCTCGGCCTCGCCTGGTCTCTCCTGCGCGACGCGCGCGAGCGCCGCGCCTACCGCCGCGGCGAGCTCTTCGTCCGCCCGCGCATGCCGGCGACGCTGCTCATGACGCTCATCTCCATCGGCGGCGTCGCCATCGGCGTGTGGGCGCTCACCGTGGTCCTCTCGGTGATGAGCGGCTTCGAGGCCGACCTGAAGCAGAAGATCCTGGGCCAGAACGCCCACGGCATGCTGCTCACCTACGGCCAGGACGAGCTCACCGACTGGCGCGCCACGCGCCAGCGCGTGCTCGTCGTCCCGGGGGTCGAGGGCGCGACGCCCATCCTCTACAACGAGGTGATGCTGTCGGCGGGGCAGAACCTCACCGGCGCCATCGTGAAGGGCATCGACGTCGCGTCGGTCGGCACCGTCACCGAGCTGCCGCGGTCGATCGAGGAGGGGAAGCTCGAGTGGCTCGAGCAGCCCGGGCGGATCCCGCTGCCGGGCCGCGACGAGCGCGCCGCGGAGGGCGAGGGGCGCCCCCCCGCCCGCGCCGGGAAGACCCTGCCCGGCATCGTCGTCGGGCGCGAGCTCGCCCGGGCGCTGCGCGTGTTCGTGGGCGATCAGGTGAACGTGGTCTCGCCGTTCGGAGACCTCGGCCCGGCGGGCCCCCAGCCGAAGAGCCGGCCGTTCCGCGTCGCCGCCATCTTCCACAGCGGGATGTTCGAGTACGACTCGAAGTTCGCCTACGTCGACCTCGCGGAGGGCCAGCGCTTCTTCGGCACCGGCGACTCCATCACGGCGTTCGAGCTGAAGGTGCACGACCCGGACGCCGCGCGGGCCGTCATGGGGCGGGTGGTGTTCGAGCTCGGCGGGTGGCCCTACCGGGCCCGCGACTGGACCGAGCTGAACCGGAGCCTCTTCTCCGCCCTCCAGACCGAGAAGGTCGTGATGGCGGTGATCCTCGGCTTCATCGTGCTCGTCGCGACGTTCACGATCGTCGCGACCCTCGTCATGCTCGTCCTCGAGAAGCGCAAGGAGATCGGCGTCCTCAAGTCCATGGGGGCCGGGGTGCCGAGCATCATGAAGATCTTCATGGCCGAGGGCGTCATCATCGGCGGGGTCGGGACCGCGTTCGGCCTGCTGCTCGGCTACGGCACCTGCCTGCTCGTGGACAAGGTCGGCATCCCGCTCGACCCGGAGGTCTACTACATCTCCAACCTGCCGGTGGTGATCGACCCTTCGCAGTTCGCGCTCGTCGCGCTCGCCGCGCTCGCGCTGTCGTACCTCGCGACGCTCTACCCGGCGACGAAGGCGGCCCGCCTCAACCCGGTCGACGGGCTGCGGAGCGAGTGATGACCTCCCCGTTCGTGCGCATCGAGGGGCTCACCAAGACCTACCTCATGGGCGACAAGCGGCTCGAGGTGCTGCGCGGCATCGACCTCGAGATCGCGGCGGGAGAGCTCGTCGCGCTCACCGGGCCGTCCGGGGCGGGGAAGAGCACCTTCCTCCATCTCCTGGGCACCCTCGACGTGCCGACCGGCGGCCGGATCCTCTTCGACGACGAGGATCCCTTCGAGCGTGGCGAGGAGGGTCTCGCCGGGTTCCGCAACCAGACGGTGGGGTTCGTGTTCCAGAGCCACCACCTGCTCCCGGAGTTCACCGCGCTCGAGAACGCCATGATGCCGGCCCTCATCCGCCGCGTGCCGCGGTCGGAGGCGCGGCGCCGCGCGACCGAGATGCTCTCCCTGGTCGGCCTCGCCGAGCGGGCCGAGCACCACCCCGGGGAGCTGTCCGGCGGCGAGCAGCAGCGCGTGGCGCTCGCGCGCGCGCTCTGCC includes:
- a CDS encoding ABC transporter ATP-binding protein; translated protein: MTSPFVRIEGLTKTYLMGDKRLEVLRGIDLEIAAGELVALTGPSGAGKSTFLHLLGTLDVPTGGRILFDDEDPFERGEEGLAGFRNQTVGFVFQSHHLLPEFTALENAMMPALIRRVPRSEARRRATEMLSLVGLAERAEHHPGELSGGEQQRVALARALCLRPRLLLADEPTGNLDPATAEGIHALIADLNARMGITAVVVTHNERLASSLPRRLRLERGRLA
- a CDS encoding ABC transporter permease, translated to MHERAVAGGEAAAERSALAARPRAPEGAGGGHPAAPVFSVPAFALVLLGLMVSAALAPLATAFFGDRLSLPGPLATGLAALTAALAGAALGVAAAWVGRRIAFYELAAAFLLWAAGVAVVVAFLPGVRERSAALQALEAQGTLVLVLGLLGAGLLSATAVFVGSTLAYLAVGTGRLDASLSYELFVARSHLRLSPRTLAALFALVVTGLVPGIVLGLAWSLLRDARERRAYRRGELFVRPRMPATLLMTLISIGGVAIGVWALTVVLSVMSGFEADLKQKILGQNAHGMLLTYGQDELTDWRATRQRVLVVPGVEGATPILYNEVMLSAGQNLTGAIVKGIDVASVGTVTELPRSIEEGKLEWLEQPGRIPLPGRDERAAEGEGRPPARAGKTLPGIVVGRELARALRVFVGDQVNVVSPFGDLGPAGPQPKSRPFRVAAIFHSGMFEYDSKFAYVDLAEGQRFFGTGDSITAFELKVHDPDAARAVMGRVVFELGGWPYRARDWTELNRSLFSALQTEKVVMAVILGFIVLVATFTIVATLVMLVLEKRKEIGVLKSMGAGVPSIMKIFMAEGVIIGGVGTAFGLLLGYGTCLLVDKVGIPLDPEVYYISNLPVVIDPSQFALVALAALALSYLATLYPATKAARLNPVDGLRSE